From Actinomycetota bacterium:
TTCACCGACACCGTCACAGTGAACGGCAACGGCAACTACACGTCCGATCCCTTCACGCCCACGCTCCCGGGTGAGTACCAGTGGGTCGCGGTCTACAGCGGCGACGCCAACAACCTCGAGGCCATCAGCCCGTGCGGCGCCCCGAACGAGACCTCGGTGGTCAACGCTCCGGTGGCCACAGTGGTCACCAACGCCACTCCGACGGCCAACCTGGGCGAGCCCATAACCGACGTGGCCACCGTGAGCGGGCCGGGCGCCCCCGCCCCCAACCCCACCGGCACGGTCACCTTCACGGTGTACGGGCCCAACGACCCCACGTGCGCCGGGCCGGTGGTCTTCACCAGTGCCAACCGGCCCCTAGCCGGTGGCCCGCCGCCCACGGCTACATCGGAGCCGTTCACCCCGACACTCCCCGGCGACTACGAGTGGGTGGCGGTCTACAACGGCGATGCCGTCTACGCCCCGGTGACGAGCCCGTGCGGCGCCCCCAACGAGACCTCGACCGTCCTGCGCCCGGTGGCCACGATCGTGACCAACGCCACCCCGACGGTGACGATCGGTGGCTCCATCACCGACGTGGCCACCGTGAGTGGCCCGGGCGCCCCCGCCCCCAACCCCACCGGCACGGTCACCTTCACCGTGTTCGGCCCCAACGACGCCGCCTGCACCGGTCCGGCCGTGTTCACCAGCGCCAACCGGCCCCTGGCCGGCGGCCCGCCGCCCACGGCCACCTCGGAGGCGTTCACGCCGACCGCCGTGGGCACCTATCGCTGGGTGGCGGTCTACAACGGCGACGCAGTCTATCTCCCGGCGACCAGCCCGTGCAACGCACCCAATGAGTCGAGCGTCGTGACCCAGGCCGAGCCCACCCTGGTGACCCTGGCCACTCAGGCCGGGACTGTCGGTAGTCCCATCTCGGACACCGCCACCCTCTCGGGTGGCGTCAACCCGACGGGCACGATCACCTTCACATTGTTCGGTCCCGACGACGCCACCTGCGCGGGCCCGGCCGTGTTCACGTCGGTCGTGGCCGTCGACAGCGGCAACGGCGACTACGTCTCGGGTGACTACGTGCCGACGGCCCCCGGCAGCTACCGCTGGGTGGCCGACTACAGCGGCGACGCCAACAACGCGCCGGCCAACAGCCCCTGCAACGCCCCCGGCGAGATCACCGCCGTCGACCGGGCCTCGCCGCTGCTGACCACCGAGGCGGTCGAGCAGGTGACGCTGACCCAACCCATCAGCGACACCGCCACCCTGGCCGGGGGAGTGGCCACGCCACCGGCGGCCGGCCCCACGGGCACCATCACCTTCACCCTCTACGGCCCCAACGACGCGGCCTGCGCCGGGCCGGTGGCGTTCACCTCGACGGTGCCGGTCAACGGCAACGGCAACTACAACTCGGGCAACTTCACGCCCACCGCCGTGGGGTCCTACAACTGGGTGGCCGAGTACAGCGGCGACGCCAACAACGCGCCCGCGCTGTCGCCCTGCGGCGCTCCCAACGAGACCTCCATCGTGACCGCGCTGCCGACTGTCCAGGTCGTCAAGACGGCCAACCCCACGACCATGCCCGAGCCGGGTGGGCCGGTGACCTACAGCGTCGTCGTGACCAACACCAGCACCGATGACCTGACGATCACCTCGCTCACCGACGACATCTACGGAGACATCACCACTCGCCCGGGCTCCACGTGCACCGACGCCATCGGCACGGTGCTGGCTTCGGGGGCTAACTACCCGTGCCAGTTCACGGCCGACTTCACGGGCAACGCCGGCGACTCGCTCACCGACGTGGTCACGGTGGTGGCCGAGAACCCCGATGGCGTCGAGGCCACCGACGACGACGACGCCACGGTCACCCTGACCGACGTGCTGCCCACTGTGCTGGTCGACAAGACGGCCAACCCCTTGACCCGCCCGGAGCCCGGGGGCACGTTCACGTTCACGGTCGTGGTCACCAACACCAGCGTGGAGGACGTGACCGTCCTCTCACTGACCGACAGCATCTACGGCGACCTCACCACCCTGCCCGGCTCGACCTGCGGCCCCGTCGTGGGGAGCGTCCTCGCTCCGGGGGCCAGCTCGCCGCCGTGCACGTTCACCGCCGACTTCACCGGTGGCGGTGGCGACACCGAGACCAACACGGTCACCGTGGTGGTGGAGGACGACGAAGGCAACGAGGCCTCTGACTCCGACGACGCCACGATCACCCTCACCGACGTTCTGCCCACCATCACCGTCGACAAGACCGCTGACCCGCTTGTCATGCCCGAGCCCGGGGGCACCTTCACGTTCACGGTAGTGGTGACCAACACCAGCATCGAGCCCGTCACCCTCACCACCCTGACCGACGACATCTACGGCAACCTCAACGGCCAGGGCACGTGCGCCACCGGGGGCGTGATCGCGGCCAACGGGGGCACGTACTCGTGCTCGTTCCCCGGCGACTTCTTCGGCGGTGCCGGCGACATCCAGACCGATGTCGTCACGGCTGTGGCCGTGGACGACGAGGGCAACCAGGCCACCGACTCCGACGACGCCACCGTCTCGATCCTGAACGTGGTGCCCCAGATCGTGGTGACCAAGGACGCCGATCCCAGCAGCCTCCCCGAGCCGGGCGGCACGTTCACGTTCAGCGTCCTGGTGGTCAACAACAGCATCGAGGACGTCACCATCACCTCGATCACCGACGACATCTACGGCAACCTCAACGGGCAGGGCACATGTGCCACGGGTGCGGTGCTGGCCTCCGGGGAGAGCTACAGCTGCGAGTTCGAAGGGGACTTCTTCGGCAACGCGGGCGACAGCCAGACCGACGTTGTGACCGTGACGGCGGTCGACGACGACGGCTCGGAGGTCTCCGACTCCGACGACGCCACCGTGACGATCACCGACGTCCTGCCCACGATCGACGTGGACAAGACGGCCAGCCCCATCAGCCGGCCCGAGCCGGGCGGCCCGTTCACCTACACCGTCGTGGTGACCAATACCAGCATCGAGGCGGTGACCATCACCTCGCTGACCGACGACGTGTACGGCGACGTGACGACACGGAGCGATTCCACCTGTACGGATGCCATCGGCACCGTCTTGGCCCCCGGTGCGAGCTACACGTGCCAGTTCGTGGCCACGTTCACCGGTGACGCGGGCGCGTCGCTCACCGACACCGTCACAGCCGTGGCCGTCGACGACGACGGGTCCAGCGTGACGGCATCCGACGACGCCACCGTCTTCATCACCGACGTCCCGCCGACGGTCACGGTCGACAAGACGGCCAGCCCGCCCAGCCGGCCCGAGCCCGGCGGCACCTTCACCTTCGGGGTGGTGGTCACCAATACGAGCATCGAGCCGGTGACGATCACTTCGCTGACCGACGACATCTACGGTGACCTCAACGGCCGCGGCACGTGTGCCATCGGGGCCGTCCTCCAGCCCGGGGCCAGCTATGCCTGCTCGTTCACGGGTGTCTTCACCGGCAACGCGGGCGACACCCAGACCGACATCGTCACGGTGGTCGTGGTCGACAACGAGGGGACGTCGGCCACCGACAGTGACACGGCCACGGTCACCATCACCGACGTGCCGCCCACGGTGACGCTGACCAAGACGGCCAACCCGACCAGCCTGCCCGAGCCCGGGGGCACGTTCACCTTCACTGTCGTCGTGACCAACACGTCCAACGAGGCCGTGACGATCACCTCGCTGGTAGACGACATCTACGGCAACCTGAACGGCCGGGGTACCTGCGCCATCGGCGTGATAATCCCGGCGGGCAGTTCCTACACGTGCGCGTTCCAAGGCTCTTTCCTGGGCGGCGGAGGTGACACCCAGACCGACGTCGTGACGGTGGTGGTGACCGACGACGACGGGTCGACGGCCACCGCCAGCGACACGGCCACCGTGACCATCACCGACGTACTGCCGACGGTCTCGGTGACCAAGACCGCCGACCCCACCTCGCGGCCGGCGCCGGGCGGGCCGTTCACGTTCACCGTCAGGGGTCAGCTGAGTAACGGCGTCAAAGTGGCCAACAATTCGTCTACTAACCCGTGTTAGAGGCCGCGATGGGGGGGGTCCGCGCTGTCGTGGCGAAGATTGCCGCCACTGCGCCGGTGATGGCGTTGACCAAGGCCGGGAGAGGTAGCCGGGCGCCGCCGACGCCGAGGGCGAGCGCCACCGCAGTGAGGGAGACCGGAGGAGCGCTCCGCACAACACCTCCACCTGGCGTCCATGGCGGCGGAGCCAGGCGAGGGAGCGCTGGGCCCGCCTGAACCCAAGGGCCAGCAGCACGAAGAGGATGCCCAGGCCGATTCACTCAGCTCTCACCCAGGAGTCGTCGGGCGGTCCGGCTATGAGCCGCTTGACCGCCGCCACCGAGGCGAGTAGCTCCTCATTCGAGAAGCTTGGAGGTTCGATGCGGCGCCAATGGTCAGTCGAGCGCGCGGGATCCCACGGGCAGGCCGAACGTACCCATTCGAGTCTGTTCGAGCACTGGCCGGTAGCTGGGTCTTTGCGGGAGTAGTGGAGAACTTGTCCGTTGTGGATCTTGTCGCGTGGGTCGTCCGAGAGAAGCAGTCCGCACCACTGCTCTTGGGTCATGCCTTCGATCAAGAAGCGCGCCGCCCACCTCACGTCCTCGTGCGTGGAGACGATGCAACTGCCGCCGGGGCAGTCTCGCCGCAGCGTGTTGAGGACACGCTCCACCCGCAAGCAGACCTCGGCCAACGACTCGCCCTCAGGCGGGCGCCAATAGCACGGGTCCTCCTTACGTTCGGAGAGCTCGGCGGAGAAGCGCTCGAAGCGCTCGCTCTCGGGCATCACGAAATCCGCACGTCCCCAGGATCGTTCGCGCAACAGGATGTCCTGCACCCAACGCGCTTTGGGCAGCCGTAGGTGCGCAGCGGTCTCCCTCGCCCGCAGGTACTCGGAGGTGTAATACCGCGAGAAGGTCGGCGAGACGTGTTCGCGAATCCAGTGTCCTGCGGCCTCGGCCTGCGCTATTCCGAGGTCGGTGAGCCGCCAGTCGCGGTTGAGGCGGGCGCGGAACTCCCCGGTATAGCAACTGTTGTCTCCTTGCTTGGACTGCTCGCGCGCTTCGTTTCCCTCACTTCGACCATGGCGGACCAACACAAGATCGACAGGCATGACCACCTCGGACTCTCGAAGATCGTCGGCCGGGTTCTTTGGGGTACCGGTCATTTTGGCGCAGTATCCAACGTTGGGCGTGGTGGGTGGGTGGGGAAGACCGTCGGGTCGGTGCTGCCCAACTGGGTGTGAAGGTCCGAGAGGGTCGGCGAGCTCCACGGTCTCGACTGCGCCCCTGCTGCTCCCGGTCCCGCCGGAGCGCGCCAGATCGTTCAGGCAGACCGCCAGCAAAAGCCGGGGCGAGGGCTGGGCGGGGTATCGAGGGCCTGGTCAGGGAGGTTGACGGGACTCAGTCAGCCAAGATCGCCGCGTCGGGAACGGTGCTCGAGACTCGCCCGACTCCCCGGATCAAGCCGCTGCACTGACGAGGACGCCCTCGGCACTCTCGCCCCGCCGCTGCGGTCACGCCGGCGGGTCGGTTTGCTCCTGTGGTGCGACGAGCGACCCGGGGTGCCCCTGGCAACGCCCTGCTTCGGCTGGGTGCTCCGCCATCGAGGCTCGCCGTGCTGCAGGGTATCCCTGACCGGGCGGAACCGACGCCAGTGCCCGCGGGCTGCAGTTCCTGTCCAGGGTGATGGCGTCGCCGAGGCCAACCGCCACCAGCGCCTTCATACTCGTCTCGTTGGGATCGGCGAAGGTCAGCTCGCCGCCCAGCTGCGCAGCCGCATCGACCGCACCTACCAAGGCCTGAAGGCTGGAGCCATCGATCCCAGAGACGTCGTGCACGTCCAAGACCACCTTCAGGTTGCCCTGGCCTTCGATCAGATCGGCCAGCACGGCCTGGAGCGCGTCGGCGTCGGAGGCACCCAGGTGCCCGTGGCGGTCACCACAACTACGCCCATGGCCCGACTGATGGCCAGAGCAATGGCCGTCTTCGCGACCCGAGCACTCGGAGGTCGTGGGGCACAGTCGCGAGGTGGGCGGCGAGGGAGGTGAAGCGCCTGAGGACGGCCGGCAACGCTGCTTGCGTTGCGCCCCGCCGGTGTATCACCGAGCGGCAGTAGTTCTGCGGGCATGGCTTCGCTCCGGAAGGTCGGGGGCGAGCGATCAGGGGCGCCCGCACGACATGGACCGTCACTCCTGATCGGCTGTCTGGTGCAACCGAGCAACGGGGCTTTCAACTGGTACGAGGCTGATGGTCCAACCCTTATGAAGAGCGGAGGCCTCACCGGCGCCCCGCCGGTGTGGCCTGAGAATCGGAGGCGGGTGCAGGGTCTCGGTCCGGTTCGACGTCGGATTCTGGGATGTGGGCGGGGTCGGAGGCGGGATGGCGCGCTGGCGGCACGATGCCGGCGTTGCGGTCGCGCTTGTCCGCGTGGAGCGACGCCATTACCGCTGCGGCGATGACGATGGTGATGACGCTGAGGGACACGTAGGTGGGCATGTGCAGCTCGAACGGCTTGCCGATGAGGAGCATCTTGACGCCGACGAAGGCGAGGATGACGCCGAGGCCGACGTTGAGGTAGCGGAACTTGCCCTGCATTCCACCGAGGAGGAAGTAGAGCGAGCGCAGGCCGAGGATGGCGAAGGCGTTTGCGGCGAACACGATGAACGGCTCGCGGCTGACGGCGAGGATGGCCGGCACCGAGTCGACGGCGAAGACGACATCGGTCGCTTCGATGAGGACGAGGACGGCGAACAGCGGCGTCGCCACACGTTTGCCGTTCTCGCGCGTGAAGAGCTTTTGGCCGTCGAAGCGGCTGGTGGTCGGGACGAGGCGCCGTACGAGGCGCATGGCGACGTTGTTGTTGTAGTCGACTTTCTTCGACTCATCGTGGCGGGCGATCTTGAGCGCGGTGTAGAGCAGGAAGGCGCCGAAGATGTAGAGGACCCAATCGAAGCGCTCGATGAGCGATACGCCGGCGAAGATGAAGATGCCTCGCAGGACGAGTGCCCCGAAGATTCCCCAGAACAGCACCCGGAACTGGTACTCGCGGCGCACTGCGAAGAACGAGAAGATGACGGCCCACACGAACACGTTGTCGATGGAGAGGCTCTTCTCGATGAGGAAGCCGGCGAAGTACTCGCCGCCAGCTTGCCCGCCCTGCCACATCAGCAGGATCAGGCCGAACGCGAGGCCAAGGGAGATCCACACCGCAGACTCGATGGCCGCCTCTTTGATGCTGATGACGTGGGCCGTGCGGTGCACGAGCAGCAGGTCGGCAACGAGCATGATGACGATGGCGCTCACGAGGGCGAACCACGCCCAGGCGGGTACGTCGAAGCTGGCGAAGCTCTCGTTCACGCCGGGTGCGGCGGCCACGAGCGGGGCGGTGATGACGCTAAGCATGAGGGCTCCTGCGATCAGCGGACGCGAGGGTTGCGATCCGCTCCGCGGTGGACGGATCGGCGGGGCGGGGCGCGGGCGGAACTGACTTCTCGGCCCTGCAGGCGGTTGGCGTTGTAGGTCGAGGGCTGGGCGGTCCGCCAGCTCGCGGCCCGGCCGTCGTCGCTTCAGGATCTGACGTGGATCCGCCTCGGCCCCGCGCGTCGGTGCGGCCTCTGCGCTCCCGCAACGGGCGGTAGATGATCTCGCGCCGGGCCCAGGAGCGCAGCCAATAGGCGGCGATCAGGAGCGCGATGGCGCCGGCGGCCGGCAGCCATGCAGCGGTGCCGCTCATCTGCTGCCCGCGAGCACCGCTGGGACGTCGCGACGAGAACCCGCGATGACGGTACGCGGGCCGTTGGGGTCCAAGCGCACGAGCTGGAGGCGGAGGGACGGGAACTGCTCTGCGACCACCTCTCCGGCGATGGCCAACGCGGTCTCGAGCGTGGCGATTTCGGCTTGGGGCCCGGCGAAACAGGCGGAGCCGCCGAGCCGGTCGCAGTCGTGGTGGGCGACGAGCACGATCTCGGCCGGACTGTCCAGCTCGCAGGCCATGCGGATGGTGTCGATGATGGCGTCACGGTCGGGGGTGGCGAGCGCGGCGGCGCCACCGGGCCAGGCGATGAGGTCGACGGTGCCGGTGAGTCCGCGCCGGGCGAGGAAGCGGCGCATCGGTTCGACGAAGCGGTAGTCGCTGCAGGACAGAACCACCGCCTGGCACTGGGCGGCGGGGAGGGCGGAGTCCTCCATTCGGGCGCCAGGTCGGTGGGTTGGTTGCATGAAGCCAATACTGCGCTGCGAGGACCTCGAAGACAATGCGCGCTCCCGGACCAGCAGTGGCCCTCTATACTTCCGAACATCGGAGTGCCGGGATCGTCTTCGACCTAGACTCGGGTTCGAGATGACCGCCCAGGGTGCGGAGGGGAGGTTGGGCGCCGCCCGACCTACCCGCTCCAGGATCGAATCGTTGGTGGCGCCATCGCGCGACGGTGCGATCGGCCGGATCGCGGCCAAGGCTGCTCGCGAGGCGGGCGTCGACCGTGCCTTGCTCGGCGGTTACCTGGAGGCAGTGCTCGAGGACGAAGCGCCCTTCGGGGTCGTCGGCGGCGTGACCGGTGAGCTGGGCGATGCGCTCGAGCCGGTAGACGACGGCGCGGGGACTGAGATGGAGGCGGCGTGCGGTCCCCCGACGCGTAGCCGGACTCGGCGAAGTACGCGTCGAGCGTGGCGATCAACGGTTCGGGGCCGCCACGGGCGCCATCGAGAGGGCCGAGCACGGCTCGGACCATCTCGGTGACCGTGATCGGGTCGAGGGCGAGCACTCGGTAGGGCAGTACCGACTCGAACCGGATGATCGGCTCGGCGAGGCCCAGGCGGCGGGCTAGCTCCAGCGCCTCGCAGGCCTCGTTGTAGGAGCGGACCAGGCCGCCCGGACCGGCACAGGGGCGGCCCACGCCGACCTCACACTGAAGCGGCCTGGGTTTGAGGGTCCGGGCCGTGCTCGGCCCGCTCGATGGCGCCCGTGGCGGCCCCCGAACCGCATCCCTTCATCGCGCCGAATCGGCTGCCGGAACGCCCCCGCGCCGACTTCGAACTGCGCCGCCACGAAAGTGGCTGATCCACTCCTGATCACGGAAGCTGCAGCGCCTCTGAGTCGTCCGGTGTCTGCCGTTGTTTCCGGGACACCGCAGCCCCATGATGGGTGCCATGACTCCTGTGACGACGCCGACACCCGGCTCGCCGGCCCCGCAGACCGCCGGCCGCACCGCCCACCGCGCCTTGCGGCAGACCTCGCCGGCGCCGAGCACCCCGCCCACCGTGGTCCACACCCCCAGGAGCATCCCATGACAGTCGCCATTCCCCACACCGCTGGCGAGGTCCGCCTCACCCGTCAGGGTCGCCGCCACCTGGGCGCCCGCGCCCGGAACCTGCGAGACGAGATCATCCCCCGCCTGATCGAGCTGCGCGACGGCTCCGACCGCGACGACTCGGTCGTGGCCGACTACCAGAGGGCCACTGCCGAGTTGGCTCGGATCTGCACGGTTCTCGCCACCGCTCGCCCCGTCGAGGCGCTCGCAGATTACCCCGACGTGGTCGAGCTCGGCGAAGCCGTCACCATCCGCGTCGTTGGTGCGCCCCCCGAGCGCTACGTCATCGTCGACTCCTCCGAAGCGATCGTCGGCGCCGGACGGGCGTCGGCGCTCTCCCCGTTGGGCCGGGCGCTGCTGGGTCGCCGCGTCGGTGACGAGGTCGAAGTCGCCGCCCCTGGCGGCACCTACCGATGTGTCATCGAGAGCGCCACCAGAACCGAGACCGCCCGGCCACCAAGCCCCTAACCATGACTGCTTCCGCGCCGAACAAATCCGACCCGCACACGACGGGGGCGGCCCCCCGCCGGTGCACGAAGGACCACGCTGCGATGCCGTCGACCGCCGCCCCGACCGGCCCGTCGAGCCCCACCAACCCCGAGGCCACCCCGTGAGCGCTCGACTGGCACATCCCGCCACGCAGGACCTCCGCCGGGACGCGTCACCCCACCCGCTGCCCGCACCGTCCGTCGCCCCAACTCGTCCCGCGATCGCCGAGGTCCTGCTTCGGGTGGTCACCCCGGCCGACCTGGCCCGCCTGCCATACCTGAGCGGCTACCCATGGTTTCGGTCCTCCTGCCGACCACACCAGGGGCGCGACTCGATCCCGAGGACCGGGGTAACCTCGCAGACCTTGTCGAACGGACACAACGGCGGCTCGCCGCCGCGCTGCCCGGCGCCCCATCGACGAGCTCATCGGACCGCTCCGGCGCCTCGCGGCCCTGGTCATCGACTCCTACCGGCTCCTCTGGTTTACCGGACGTTCCTAGATTGGCACGACACCGGGTCGACCCCCGGCGGGATCGCGCTCGCTACCGCTCACCATCGTGCAGCCCCACCACTGGAACGGATCACGACCGAGGACCGCAACGGCGCCCTCGGCCACTTCGACGGGGTTGGGTCGCCCTGGCACTCCGCGCGCCGATCCCACCGAAGCCTGGTAGCTGCGGCGAGCATGGGAGCCGTGGCACACGGGAAACGATCGGCGGAATCACCCGGGGGTACCGGTATGAACCGAAGGGGTCTCCCCACGATGGCCAAGATCAAGGTGTTCGGTGCCGCCGCCGACCTGCCCGTGATCAGTGGGGTGTTCACCATCGCCGAAGTGACCGCATGCGGATCGACCCGGGCCATTGTGGTCTCCAAGACCTTCGTGAGCAGTCCAGAGCCCCTCGGGTGATCCCGGCAACCGTTCCGACCGTCACCCGCGAAGGTCCGGTGTCGGCTCGCGTCGGCATGGTGGGCGGGGGCCAGCTCGCCCGGATGACGCACCAGGCCGCCGTCGACCTCGGCATCTTTCTGGAGGTCCTGGCCCCGTCGGCGACCGAGCCAGCGGTGATGGCGGGAGCGCACCACCTGCGCGGCCCCCACGACTCGCTCCAGATGCTGCGCACCCTCGCCGAGCGGTGCGAGGTCGTCACGCTGGACCACGAGCACGTCCCCACCGAGCACCTGCACACGCTGCAGGCGGCCGGGTACACACTGCGGCCCCGCGCCGAAGTAGTCGGGCTCGCCCAGGACAAGCTCCTGGCCCGCCGTACCCTCGAGCACCTCGGGTTCCGGGTGCCGCCCCATGCCCCCGCCGATCCCGGCGACACCGACGCGGTGGCCGCCTTCGCGGAGCGCTGGGGTTGGCCGGTGGTGGTGAAGTCCCGCCGCGGCGGGTACGACGGCCGCGGGGTGCACCTCGTCGAGGACCTCACCACCGCCCGGGCCGTGCTCCGCACCGATACCCCCGGAGGCTGGCTGATCGAAGCCAACGTCGCCATGGTCACCGAGCTCGCTGTCCTCGTCGCCCGCAACCCCTCGGGCTTCACCGCCGTCTACCCGGTAGTGGAGACCCGCCAGGTCGATGGCATGTGCCGCGAGCTCGTCATGCCGGCCGCGATACCCCACTCTGTCGCTGACGCGGCGTCGCGCCTCGCGAAGTCGATCGCCGACGGCATCGACGCCACCGGCATCCTCGCCGTCGAGCTGTTCCTCACCCGCGAAGGCGACCTCGTCGTCAACGAGCTCGCCGCACGCCCCCACAATTCCGGGCACGCCACCATCGAGGCGACGGTCACCTCCCAGTTCCACAACCACCTGCGAGGGATCCTCGACTGGCCTCTTGGATCCACCGCCATGGTCGCACCCGCGGCCGCGACCGTGAACGTCATCGGCAACACCGCCGGGACCGACCCGCTCCAGAACCTGCCCGCAGCCCTCGCCGTCCCTGGAGCCAACGTGCATCTCTACGCCAAAGCCCCCATCCCCGGGCGAAAGCTCGGCCACGTCACCGCCGTGGGCTCCGACCCCGACGAGGCCCTCGGCACCGCCCGAGCCGCCGCGGTGATCCTCGCCGAACCATGACCGGCATCGCACCCCTCGTCGGCATCGTCATGGGCAGCGCCTCGGACCTCGACACCATGGCGGCGGCATCCGACGTGCTCGACGGGCTTGGCCTCCCCAACGAGGTGCGGATCCTCTCGGCGCACCGCACTCCCTGGGACCTGCTCGACTACGGGACCACCGCCGCCGATCGGGGCCTACGGGTCCTCATCGGCGCGGCTGGAGGCGCCGCCCATCTGCCCGGCATGCTCGCCGCGGTCACCACCTTGCCGGTCATCGGCGTCCCCGTCCCGTCCCGGTACCTCGCCGGCCTCGACTCGCTCCTGTCGATCGTGCAGATGCCCACCGGCATACCCGTCGCCACCGTCGCCATCGGCGGCGCCGCCAACGCCGCCCTCCTCGCCGCCCGGATCATCGGAATCTCCGACCCTGCCATCTGCGCCGCCGTCCGAGCCCACCAGGCCGACATGGCCGATGCCTCACGGGACTCCGACGCCCACCTCTATGGCGGGGCCACACCCTGCTGAACGGCAAGCGCGTCCTTATCGCCGGGGGAGGTTCGCCCCGGGGTCCTGCTGAAGTGAGGCGGCGCTTTTGGCCGTCGGACCCGGTCGAGAGGCCGAAGGTCGGCATACCGGCCGGTAGATCGTCCCGCAGCTACCCGGGAACGGCCGGCTTGCGCGGCATGATCGCAATGTCCGACACGAGCGCCTTCAAGCGGTGGCCTACGCTCATCAGAGCGTCGAGGTCCTCGAGAACTTTCAGCAGGCGTGATTCGGACATGATGATGTAGATCACGACGTTCGAATCGCTGTTGAGCATTCCCGAGCGCAACCCCGACTCGCCAGCGCCCGTGGCGGGCACGATCGTGTAGCCGCCTACGCCACGGTGGCGTGCCGTCTTCACGACCAGGGCCTGCAGCTCACTCGGGGCGATGACCATCAGCAGTTTCTTGTGCTCAAGGGGTCTCATGTTCACGGCCTCCGGCGGGTCGATGCAGTAGGGGTGCGCCATTCTGTCGTAACCCGTTCTTCATCCGCCGCTGGTGCCCGGAGGGTAGGCGGCAACGAGACTGAGATGACCCGTGGATGCGCGACACCATCAATGTTCACCA
This genomic window contains:
- the purE gene encoding 5-(carboxyamino)imidazole ribonucleotide mutase, which codes for MTGIAPLVGIVMGSASDLDTMAAASDVLDGLGLPNEVRILSAHRTPWDLLDYGTTAADRGLRVLIGAAGGAAHLPGMLAAVTTLPVIGVPVPSRYLAGLDSLLSIVQMPTGIPVATVAIGGAANAALLAARIIGISDPAICAAVRAHQADMADASRDSDAHLYGGATPC
- a CDS encoding phosphoglycerate mutase family protein; the encoded protein is MTGTPKNPADDLRESEVVMPVDLVLVRHGRSEGNEAREQSKQGDNSCYTGEFRARLNRDWRLTDLGIAQAEAAGHWIREHVSPTFSRYYTSEYLRARETAAHLRLPKARWVQDILLRERSWGRADFVMPESERFERFSAELSERKEDPCYWRPPEGESLAEVCLRVERVLNTLRRDCPGGSCIVSTHEDVRWAARFLIEGMTQEQWCGLLLSDDPRDKIHNGQVLHYSRKDPATGQCSNRLEWVRSACPWDPARSTDHWRRIEPPSFSNEELLASVAAVKRLIAGPPDDSWVRAE
- a CDS encoding sodium-independent anion transporter; the encoded protein is MCPTTSECSGREDGHCSGHQSGHGRSCGDRHGHLGASDADALQAVLADLIEGQGNLKVVLDVHDVSGIDGSSLQALVGAVDAAAQLGGELTFADPNETSMKALVAVGLGDAITLDRNCSPRALASVPPGQGYPAARRASMAEHPAEAGRCQGHPGSLVAPQEQTDPPA
- a CDS encoding 5-(carboxyamino)imidazole ribonucleotide synthase, whose protein sequence is MSARVGMVGGGQLARMTHQAAVDLGIFLEVLAPSATEPAVMAGAHHLRGPHDSLQMLRTLAERCEVVTLDHEHVPTEHLHTLQAAGYTLRPRAEVVGLAQDKLLARRTLEHLGFRVPPHAPADPGDTDAVAAFAERWGWPVVVKSRRGGYDGRGVHLVEDLTTARAVLRTDTPGGWLIEANVAMVTELAVLVARNPSGFTAVYPVVETRQVDGMCRELVMPAAIPHSVADAASRLAKSIADGIDATGILAVELFLTREGDLVVNELAARPHNSGHATIEATVTSQFHNHLRGILDWPLGSTAMVAPAAATVNVIGNTAGTDPLQNLPAALAVPGANVHLYAKAPIPGRKLGHVTAVGSDPDEALGTARAAAVILAEP
- a CDS encoding TerC family protein, yielding MLSVITAPLVAAAPGVNESFASFDVPAWAWFALVSAIVIMLVADLLLVHRTAHVISIKEAAIESAVWISLGLAFGLILLMWQGGQAGGEYFAGFLIEKSLSIDNVFVWAVIFSFFAVRREYQFRVLFWGIFGALVLRGIFIFAGVSLIERFDWVLYIFGAFLLYTALKIARHDESKKVDYNNNVAMRLVRRLVPTTSRFDGQKLFTRENGKRVATPLFAVLVLIEATDVVFAVDSVPAILAVSREPFIVFAANAFAILGLRSLYFLLGGMQGKFRYLNVGLGVILAFVGVKMLLIGKPFELHMPTYVSLSVITIVIAAAVMASLHADKRDRNAGIVPPARHPASDPAHIPESDVEPDRDPAPASDSQATPAGRR
- a CDS encoding transcriptional regulator produces the protein MAHPYCIDPPEAVNMRPLEHKKLLMVIAPSELQALVVKTARHRGVGGYTIVPATGAGESGLRSGMLNSDSNVVIYIIMSESRLLKVLEDLDALMSVGHRLKALVSDIAIMPRKPAVPG
- a CDS encoding carbonic anhydrase; its protein translation is MEDSALPAAQCQAVVLSCSDYRFVEPMRRFLARRGLTGTVDLIAWPGGAAALATPDRDAIIDTIRMACELDSPAEIVLVAHHDCDRLGGSACFAGPQAEIATLETALAIAGEVVAEQFPSLRLQLVRLDPNGPRTVIAGSRRDVPAVLAGSR
- a CDS encoding GreA/GreB family elongation factor, which encodes MTVAIPHTAGEVRLTRQGRRHLGARARNLRDEIIPRLIELRDGSDRDDSVVADYQRATAELARICTVLATARPVEALADYPDVVELGEAVTIRVVGAPPERYVIVDSSEAIVGAGRASALSPLGRALLGRRVGDEVEVAAPGGTYRCVIESATRTETARPPSP